The Algoriphagus sanaruensis genome window below encodes:
- a CDS encoding CTP synthase — MASSTKYIFITGGVTSSLGKGIIAASLGKLLQSRGFSVTIQKFDPYLNIDPGTLNPYEHGECYVTDDGAETDLDLGHYERFLNVSTSQSNNITTGRIYNNVITKERKGEYLGKTVQVIPHITDEIKNNFYKLGEDGKFDVVITEIGGCVGDIESLPFIEAVRQARWDLGPNNFLVIHLTLIPYLRAAKELKTKPTQHSVKQLLEAGIQPDILVCRTEHHLPTEVKKKLALFCNVQLNSVIEAMDAESIYDVPLLMKKEKLDERVISKLKLSSKTNTELENWKDFLGRLKNPTQEVTIGLIGKYVSLPDSYKSIIESFTHAGAAIECKVDLKLISSEEINSDNYESKLSELDGILVAPGFGERGFEGKIQTVKYARENGIPFFGICLGMQVAVIEFSRNVLGLENANSTEINPDTAHPVIALMEEQKKIQQLGGTMRLGSYACDLKKGSKAYLAYGKSKIQERHRHRYEFNNQYLEQIESKGLIASGKNPETGLVEIVELKNHPWFVGVQFHPEYKSTVLNPQPLFVKFIQAAVENQKNKITD; from the coding sequence ATGGCATCATCCACCAAATACATTTTCATCACAGGAGGCGTGACCTCATCTCTCGGGAAAGGGATTATTGCTGCTTCCCTAGGCAAGCTCCTTCAATCCAGAGGGTTTAGCGTCACCATCCAAAAATTTGACCCTTACTTAAACATTGATCCTGGAACACTCAATCCATATGAGCACGGGGAATGTTATGTGACGGATGATGGTGCGGAAACAGACCTCGATCTCGGACATTATGAGCGATTTTTAAATGTCTCAACTTCCCAAAGCAATAACATTACTACGGGAAGAATTTACAATAATGTCATCACCAAAGAACGGAAAGGAGAATATCTCGGAAAAACTGTTCAGGTAATCCCCCATATCACAGACGAAATCAAGAATAACTTTTATAAACTCGGTGAGGATGGAAAATTTGATGTGGTCATAACTGAAATCGGAGGATGTGTGGGGGATATCGAATCTCTGCCATTTATAGAAGCAGTAAGACAAGCCCGATGGGATCTTGGTCCGAATAACTTTTTGGTAATTCACCTCACGTTAATTCCTTATCTAAGAGCAGCAAAAGAACTAAAAACCAAACCCACTCAGCATTCAGTGAAGCAATTATTGGAAGCTGGGATCCAACCGGATATTTTGGTTTGTCGTACAGAGCATCATCTTCCTACAGAAGTCAAGAAAAAATTGGCTTTGTTTTGCAACGTCCAATTGAACAGTGTCATTGAGGCCATGGATGCTGAATCCATCTACGATGTTCCTTTGCTCATGAAAAAAGAAAAGCTTGACGAACGTGTAATTTCTAAGCTTAAGCTTTCTTCTAAGACTAATACCGAGCTTGAAAATTGGAAGGATTTCTTGGGCAGATTAAAAAACCCAACTCAAGAAGTAACGATTGGACTAATTGGAAAATACGTTTCCCTTCCAGATTCATATAAATCTATCATAGAATCATTTACTCACGCTGGTGCGGCCATTGAGTGTAAAGTCGATCTAAAATTAATCTCCTCTGAAGAGATCAATTCAGATAATTATGAGTCTAAACTTTCTGAACTAGATGGGATTTTGGTGGCACCTGGATTTGGAGAAAGGGGATTTGAAGGAAAAATTCAGACTGTGAAGTATGCTCGAGAAAATGGAATTCCATTTTTCGGCATTTGCTTAGGCATGCAGGTAGCAGTCATTGAGTTTTCCAGAAATGTTTTGGGACTGGAGAATGCGAATTCAACCGAAATAAATCCTGACACAGCTCATCCTGTGATAGCTTTGATGGAGGAACAAAAGAAAATTCAGCAATTAGGTGGAACAATGCGCTTGGGTTCGTATGCTTGCGACCTAAAGAAAGGAAGCAAAGCCTATCTTGCCTACGGCAAATCGAAAATTCAGGAAAGACATCGTCATCGATACGAATTCAACAACCAATATTTGGAGCAAATTGAATCTAAAGGATTGATCGCTTCAGGTAAAAACCCAGAAACAGGATTGGTTGAAATTGTCGAGCTAAAAAATCATCCTTGGTTTGTTGGTGTTCAATTTCACCCAGAGTACAAAAGTACCGTATTAAATCCTCAGCCACTATTTGTGAAATTCATCCAAGCGGCTGTTGAAAATCAAAAAAACAAAATAACCGACTGA
- a CDS encoding CCA tRNA nucleotidyltransferase, which produces MNFKAHLDQFPVFQQVAKAGKNLGIPTYLVGGYVRDLILNRPSKDIDFTCVGSGIALAQEVAKGFDYHVPLSVFKNFGTAMLKLEDWELEFVGARKESYRHDSRKPIVEDGTLQEDLERRDFTINAMAISLNEEDYGELIDPFGGLADLQKKNIRTPLEPGITFSDDPLRMLRAVRFAAQLNFDIDSDTFFSLTENASRLHIISAERIIDEVNKIVLTPKPSYGFKLLFASKLLHEFFPEMVELQGVDSVDDKSHKDNFYHTLQVLDNVCQVSDNLWLRWAAIMHDIAKPATKRFNPKVGWTFHGHEDKGAKMTPSIFRRLKLPMDERMKFVQKLVRLHLRPIALVKDEVTDSALRRLLFDAGDDIDDLMRLCRADITSKNNKKVQRYLENFDRVDQKLKEVEEKDQVRNFQPPVSGEEIMEIFGIPPSKVIGEIKEEIKEAILEGRIPNDPQVAREFMYQIAQQKGLTPISKSNL; this is translated from the coding sequence ATGAATTTCAAAGCGCATTTGGATCAATTTCCTGTTTTTCAACAAGTCGCAAAAGCAGGTAAAAATCTAGGAATTCCAACCTATTTGGTAGGTGGATATGTCCGGGATTTGATCCTTAATCGACCTAGTAAGGATATTGATTTCACCTGCGTTGGAAGTGGGATTGCATTGGCGCAAGAAGTTGCCAAGGGGTTTGACTACCATGTTCCACTTTCAGTTTTCAAAAATTTCGGCACCGCGATGTTGAAATTGGAGGACTGGGAATTGGAATTTGTTGGGGCAAGAAAAGAATCCTACCGTCATGATTCCAGAAAGCCGATTGTAGAAGATGGCACCCTTCAGGAAGATCTTGAACGTCGCGATTTTACGATCAATGCGATGGCCATTTCGTTGAATGAGGAAGATTACGGAGAATTAATTGATCCATTTGGAGGACTTGCGGATCTTCAGAAGAAAAATATCAGAACTCCTTTGGAGCCTGGAATAACTTTTTCGGATGATCCCTTGAGAATGCTTCGTGCGGTGAGATTTGCCGCCCAACTGAATTTTGATATCGACTCGGATACATTTTTCTCTTTAACTGAAAATGCCAGCCGACTTCATATTATTTCTGCTGAACGAATCATCGATGAGGTCAATAAAATTGTATTGACACCAAAGCCTTCTTATGGATTCAAACTCCTTTTCGCTTCAAAGCTGCTTCATGAGTTCTTTCCAGAAATGGTAGAACTTCAAGGGGTAGACTCTGTAGATGATAAATCTCATAAGGATAATTTTTATCACACCCTTCAAGTACTCGATAATGTCTGCCAAGTGTCCGACAATCTTTGGCTAAGATGGGCGGCGATTATGCATGACATCGCCAAGCCAGCTACCAAACGTTTTAATCCAAAAGTAGGGTGGACGTTTCATGGGCATGAGGATAAAGGAGCTAAAATGACCCCTTCAATCTTCAGGAGGTTGAAGTTGCCAATGGATGAGCGAATGAAATTTGTCCAAAAATTGGTAAGACTTCATCTTCGTCCAATCGCTCTTGTTAAGGATGAAGTGACTGATTCTGCATTAAGGAGGTTGCTTTTTGATGCCGGTGATGACATTGATGATTTGATGCGACTTTGTCGCGCGGACATCACCTCGAAAAACAATAAAAAAGTCCAACGCTATTTGGAAAACTTCGATAGGGTCGACCAAAAGCTAAAAGAAGTGGAAGAAAAAGATCAAGTACGGAATTTCCAGCCTCCCGTAAGCGGTGAAGAAATTATGGAGATTTTTGGAATTCCTCCTTCAAAAGTGATTGGCGAAATCAAAGAAGAAATTAAAGAAGCTATATTGGAGGGTAGAATTCCAAATGACCCTCAAGTCGCTCGAGAATTTATGTATCAAATCGCCCAGCAAAAAGGGCTTACTCCTATTTCAAAATCTAACTTATAA
- a CDS encoding tetratricopeptide repeat protein, which yields MKRAVVFMLLILSSGMVFSQTATDSIPKLDPKTKNALNAADQAAFQLAMRYSDRALAKTKLYDLMVRNPEDIRYMEALANIYFEANQSASAALVALDILEINDKNVGAKEIAAYSLEQLGALDRALPQYESLYLLTGDNFSLFKSASLQYNLKRYAEAMNSVEMLIKNAKADEKIGFPKEDGTTQEVSMKAAGFNLKGLIYLDQNSKTEAKAAFSEAISLDPSFEQAKQNLQSSN from the coding sequence ATGAAGCGTGCAGTAGTATTCATGCTCCTAATCCTCAGCTCGGGGATGGTGTTTTCCCAAACAGCAACTGATTCAATTCCAAAATTGGATCCCAAAACCAAAAATGCGCTAAATGCAGCAGATCAGGCGGCTTTTCAGTTAGCCATGAGGTACAGTGATCGAGCTTTGGCGAAGACCAAACTATACGATCTCATGGTCAGAAATCCAGAGGATATCCGATACATGGAAGCTTTAGCAAACATCTATTTCGAGGCCAATCAGTCTGCTTCGGCGGCGTTAGTTGCCTTGGATATTTTGGAAATCAACGATAAAAACGTCGGAGCTAAAGAAATAGCAGCTTATTCTTTAGAGCAACTAGGTGCTTTGGATAGAGCTTTGCCTCAATACGAAAGCTTATACCTGTTGACTGGAGATAATTTCAGTCTATTCAAATCTGCCTCTCTTCAATATAATTTGAAGCGGTATGCTGAGGCAATGAACTCGGTTGAAATGCTGATCAAAAATGCAAAAGCTGACGAGAAAATAGGTTTCCCGAAAGAGGATGGAACCACTCAAGAGGTTAGTATGAAGGCAGCTGGATTTAATTTGAAAGGCTTAATCTACTTGGATCAAAATTCAAAAACTGAGGCAAAGGCTGCATTTAGTGAAGCCATCTCCTTAGATCCGAGCTTTGAACAGGCAAAGCAAAATCTGCAATCTTCCAATTGA